One Acetobacter oryzoeni genomic window, TACGTGAACGCCTGCTGGAACGTCTGGAAACAATAGCAACCGGATATCTGGTAAACTGGCCTAAATCCTCCGGACAGGTGCGCTCCGTTGCACGGCGCTTTGCCATGATCGCCATAGGCGGTGAGCTGGCAACTTCTTTCGGTCTGACCGGATGGGATACAGACACAGCAGAAGTGCTGGTAGGGGTGTGCTTTGGTGATTGGTTGCGGGCACGTGGCACCTCCGGCCGGAGGGAAGATGAACAAGCCGTGCAGCAGCTACGGGATTTTATTGCCCGTAATGGCTCTGGCCGCTTTGCTGATTGGGTAGATAAAAACCCGGAGGAACTGCCAGACACATGGGATGAAGGTAAGCCCCCACCTGAGAGATACCGCATACAGAACCAAGCAGGCTGGCGGCGTTGGCTTAAAACACAGGATGGCCGTTGGGGATGGTGCTACATGCTCACATCGTCCGGTATGCGTGAAGCTCTGGCAGGGCTGAATATGAAAGATGCTACCAAGGTTCTGGTAGATCGGGGTGTGCTGATACCAGACACACAAGGCAAAACCTCACGCCCGGAACGGCCACCGGGACAAGCTGGCCAGATTCGCCTTTATGTGGTGGCCGGTAATATTCTGGCTCTATCTGCTGGCAATGAGTGAACACTAGCCGGAGGGTATGCGCCCTCCGACTCATTCGGACTGGGTTCATCCTCCTATAACGTCTTTTCTCTCGGTATGTGTTTCGTGCATGGCTTTCGGGTGTTCCAATAGGGCAAGGCCTATTGGAACAAATGGTGTGGAACACTTTTTGCCCACTTTTGTGTTCCAATAGGGTTGTTTTTTGTATTTTGGAACAATACCTATCTAGGGTCTAAACCCTATTGGAACACATTTAGGAACACTCTCACATGAAAATCGGATACGCTCGCACCAGCACCACAGATCAGGTGGCCGGATTAGAAGCGCAGGCCCGTGACCTGTTAGCCAATGGGTGTGAGCGTATCTTTCGTGAGCAAATAAGCGGTAGCAGCACAGACCGGCCAGAATTAAGCGCGGCGCTCGATCACTTGCGGGCTGGTGATGTGCTTGTAGTGACCAAGCCAGACAGGCTGGCGCGTTCTACGGCTGACCTGTTGAGGCTGGTAGATGAGATCAAAACCAAAGGCTGCGGCCTGATTGTGCTTTCCATGAACGGCGTGACATTGGACACCACCAGCCCCACCAGCAAGATGATGCTCACTATGTTGGCTGCTGTAGCCGAATTTGAGCGGGACATTATGAAAGAGCGCCAACGTGAGGGCATAGCCAAAGCTAAAGCCGAGGGACGCTATAAGGGACGCAAGCCAACAGCTCGTAGTCAGGCAGAACAGGTGCAGGCTCTTGCGGCTAACGGTATCAGCGCCACAGAGATAGCCAAGCGGTTAGGCATAGGCCGTACCTCCGTTTATCGTTGCCTTGCGGATGCGGCGGCATCGTAAGTGTGGTTGTGCCGCGGTGTGCGCGGGCAGCGCGCGGGTTTCTTTTCCGATTTTTGAGCATTTTTAGCCCAAAACGGCTCTAGCCATGCGCTCACAACATAACAAAAACAGCCCATTTTGAGGGTGTCCAAAACAAGAACACCACGATGGATATTCGTGTTATTGCGTGCATATTGGCAGAAAACTGCTAATGTTTGCTTTATGTTTGTTACACCTGTTACACCTCATTTTAAAAGGTGTAACAGCGTGGTGTATCGTATTTTCCATTATAAATCATATACTTAACTGACTTGTTACACCTGTTACACCTGTTACACCGCATTTTGGTAAGGGGTGGAGTAAGAGGCAGGTGTAGCAGTTCCGGGTGCATGCAAAAAACGCATACCTACGGTAGCCGCCTGATAGGGGGGTAGGTAAATCTTTACAGGCAGATAGGCGGCGTAACCGCACCAGTCTCACGCGCAGATTTTCGATACATTTTTTGAAAAAAATCAAAGAAATCAAAAAAAGGGCGATCAATATGAGCAAAAGCAGCCCCAAATGCACAAAAAATGGCAGAAAACTGCGAAAAAACACCAATAAGGGGTGGGGGGTCAAAAATCTCTAGCGCCCATGAGCACCTGAACCGCGCCATGGGCAAATTTTTGCACCCGCGAAATTGCAGCAAAAAGATACGCGGATGGTCGGGAGGGCCAAAGGATGGTGGGGGCGGTCATGGTTTTGAGAGCTGGAAACAATCAGCGGCGGGAAAAAGCCTCTCCCATGCCAGCATGAAGCTAGCTGTTTCAAATGACTCCGGATTGACTCCGGAAAGTCAGGCTGCCCATTCA contains:
- a CDS encoding recombinase family protein, giving the protein MKIGYARTSTTDQVAGLEAQARDLLANGCERIFREQISGSSTDRPELSAALDHLRAGDVLVVTKPDRLARSTADLLRLVDEIKTKGCGLIVLSMNGVTLDTTSPTSKMMLTMLAAVAEFERDIMKERQREGIAKAKAEGRYKGRKPTARSQAEQVQALAANGISATEIAKRLGIGRTSVYRCLADAAAS